In the genome of Leptospira kanakyensis, one region contains:
- a CDS encoding rhodanese-like domain-containing protein produces the protein MKLKYLTLISLIFIQLIGCKGLPEYLFLPQSFKLDLTPFLFRVYSPAELATLSNTDFNLNDSGLITSTKFSRFLSNWSNNRPAGVSGNLVIFQVQTSGSSGRYVFFDGKQTFSYPIANLPEVLADTRDDGVLAVDGIVPKGKKITDLLTNYGIDPAIDYVVFAQDTSSLANLSSATFAYYTLLYWGYPKERLAVLNGSIADLTASNAIFTTPSYTYTNSNRGSGTKTLYRDHTVLQLTIGDLIHSIKNGNTNFEEVDPVPFEGFYIIDGRPNAAYTGTVNSTASGSKYTNCTTKTNSTFASNTCLVTFEGRIKSASNLVPTDLYDGTTFQFKSFSQLQTYLNNTGYQSGKQIYVYGEDATKGSLVWFILHQVLGKPTRLYEGGWKQYGALGLRTPSSGSSPSAISQPASYWRTDIATLSESNNINADANVPNYQLDVSRQFIKSANKIRSEDKAFLRGSSSGAAASGGGGAPTGGGGNACGG, from the coding sequence ATGAAATTAAAATATCTAACATTAATTAGTCTAATTTTCATTCAACTGATCGGTTGTAAAGGTCTGCCGGAGTATCTATTTTTACCACAAAGTTTCAAACTGGATTTAACTCCATTTTTGTTTCGTGTGTATTCTCCGGCGGAACTCGCAACTCTATCCAATACCGATTTTAATCTAAACGATAGCGGTCTAATAACTTCGACAAAATTTTCTAGATTTTTATCTAATTGGTCGAACAACCGCCCGGCAGGTGTTTCAGGAAATTTGGTTATTTTTCAAGTCCAAACTTCTGGATCTAGCGGTCGTTACGTGTTCTTTGACGGGAAACAAACCTTTTCTTATCCCATAGCCAATTTACCAGAAGTATTAGCAGATACTCGAGATGATGGAGTTTTGGCTGTCGATGGAATTGTACCTAAAGGAAAAAAAATTACAGACCTACTTACTAATTACGGGATTGATCCTGCAATTGATTATGTAGTGTTTGCCCAAGATACTTCTTCCCTTGCCAATCTTTCATCGGCAACTTTTGCTTATTACACTCTGCTCTATTGGGGTTATCCAAAGGAAAGGTTAGCGGTTTTAAATGGATCCATTGCAGATTTAACTGCATCAAATGCGATATTCACTACACCTTCCTATACTTATACAAATAGTAACAGAGGGTCTGGGACAAAAACCCTTTATCGAGATCATACGGTTTTACAACTAACGATTGGAGATTTAATTCATTCGATTAAAAATGGGAACACCAATTTTGAAGAAGTAGACCCTGTTCCGTTCGAAGGTTTTTATATCATTGATGGAAGACCAAATGCAGCGTATACGGGAACAGTAAATTCGACAGCTTCTGGTTCCAAATATACTAACTGTACAACAAAAACAAATTCGACGTTTGCAAGTAATACTTGTTTGGTAACTTTCGAAGGAAGGATCAAATCGGCTTCCAATTTGGTTCCGACGGATTTATATGATGGAACAACATTCCAGTTTAAATCTTTTTCCCAACTACAAACCTATTTGAATAATACAGGTTACCAATCGGGAAAACAGATTTATGTTTACGGGGAAGATGCAACCAAAGGTTCCCTCGTGTGGTTTATCCTTCATCAAGTTCTCGGAAAACCAACACGGCTGTATGAAGGTGGTTGGAAACAATATGGTGCCCTTGGACTAAGAACCCCTTCATCTGGGTCTAGCCCTAGTGCCATCAGCCAACCAGCTTCTTATTGGAGGACAGACATTGCCACTCTTTCAGAAAGTAATAACATTAACGCTGATGCAAATGTACCCAATTACCAACTAGATGTTTCCAGACAGTTTATTAAATCTGCAAACAAAATTAGATCAGAAGACAAAGCTTTTTTACGGGGGTCATCTTCGGGAGCTGCTGCAAGTGGTGGCGGTGGAGCACCGACCGGCGGTGGAGGAAATGCTTGCGGTGGTTAG
- a CDS encoding rhodanese produces MKTNLLYKSIALITAGFIGACGGAKNNDTKNLLLAALALSSGIKVNSAAELAKESNDDYNLNEYGLITPSTLGKWVNNWSGTKPAGVNGKLVILQNGASATAGKEYIAGNGNDVVVYSFTFADGASALDGGDGFSQKRSSGLSDTVSIIANGTKVDTILNRYGIDPNNDLVVFVSSANANSHVQGTLRGFYTFRYWGFDHKNLAFLNGTLPRLAVTDGNFVPFSSTTNTPPSYTNRYSVKSLRVDNTILMLPVEDVITAVKNPNNVTIAGLTSSVFISDARSSSGSSNEYNGVIRSTTSEVAGKYVGFEGRIKGAKELRWTDLLDTEFRFKSKADLKAYYDGKGYQVGQTAIQLCRTNNRSQVTGFSYIAILGYPSTYYDGSWIEWGSLTGGGPAPKLPSDSPYRTDLPEVSEVITYNVAGDVDPNLPTNLNTFATTSRKIIDEDKAYKR; encoded by the coding sequence ATGAAAACCAATCTACTATACAAGTCGATTGCTCTTATTACCGCGGGGTTCATCGGAGCCTGCGGCGGAGCAAAAAATAATGACACAAAGAACTTACTACTGGCAGCTCTTGCCCTTTCCTCTGGGATTAAGGTGAATAGTGCAGCCGAGTTAGCAAAAGAATCTAACGACGATTATAATCTAAATGAATATGGTCTCATCACTCCCTCTACTTTGGGTAAGTGGGTAAACAATTGGTCTGGGACTAAACCTGCTGGTGTTAATGGTAAATTAGTCATCTTACAAAACGGTGCCAGCGCTACTGCTGGAAAGGAATACATTGCGGGAAACGGAAATGACGTTGTTGTCTACAGTTTTACTTTCGCTGATGGAGCTAGTGCTCTAGATGGTGGAGATGGATTTAGTCAAAAACGAAGCAGTGGACTCAGTGATACTGTATCTATCATCGCCAATGGAACCAAAGTGGATACCATCCTTAATCGTTATGGAATTGATCCAAACAATGACTTAGTTGTCTTTGTTTCTTCTGCCAATGCCAACAGTCACGTTCAAGGAACACTCCGTGGATTTTATACATTCCGTTATTGGGGATTTGATCATAAAAATCTTGCCTTCTTAAATGGAACACTTCCACGACTTGCAGTAACGGATGGAAACTTTGTTCCGTTCAGTTCAACTACAAACACCCCACCAAGTTACACCAATCGTTATTCGGTAAAATCTCTTCGAGTTGATAACACCATTCTTATGTTACCAGTAGAAGATGTCATCACTGCCGTGAAAAATCCTAATAACGTAACCATTGCTGGACTTACTTCGAGTGTATTTATCTCAGATGCAAGATCTTCTTCTGGAAGTAGCAATGAATACAATGGTGTCATCCGAAGTACAACTTCTGAAGTGGCAGGTAAATATGTTGGTTTTGAAGGTCGCATCAAAGGCGCCAAAGAACTTAGATGGACAGATCTACTCGACACAGAATTTAGATTCAAATCAAAAGCAGATCTAAAAGCATATTATGATGGAAAAGGTTATCAAGTAGGACAAACAGCTATTCAGCTTTGCCGTACCAATAACAGATCTCAGGTGACTGGATTTTCATACATTGCGATTCTCGGATATCCTTCTACTTATTATGATGGAAGTTGGATTGAATGGGGTAGTTTAACAGGCGGCGGTCCAGCACCAAAACTGCCATCTGACTCTCCATACCGTACAGATCTTCCTGAAGTATCTGAAGTAATTACTTACAATGTGGCCGGTGACGTTGATCCAAATCTTCCAACAAACTTAAACACATTCGCTACTACTTCTAGAAAAATTATCGACGAAGATAAAGCTTACAAACGTTAA